In one Deferribacterota bacterium genomic region, the following are encoded:
- a CDS encoding Sir2 family NAD-dependent protein deacetylase, translating to EDCIYEVHGSIHYLQCIKPCKEKIWENNFNIEIDFNTMRAKNIPRCKYCGDVVRPNILMFGDFSWVSLRADEQSERFNRYVDRIGGNDVVILEIGAGKAVPTIRYLAKRTADITGATIVRINPVEYEIEEPHIPIKGKALDVLSLINENI from the coding sequence TGAAGACTGCATTTATGAGGTACATGGCTCAATACATTATTTACAATGCATTAAGCCTTGCAAGGAGAAAATATGGGAAAATAATTTTAATATAGAGATTGATTTTAATACAATGAGAGCAAAAAATATTCCTAGGTGTAAATATTGTGGTGACGTTGTAAGGCCTAATATATTGATGTTTGGGGACTTTAGCTGGGTTTCTCTAAGAGCTGATGAGCAATCTGAGAGATTTAATAGGTATGTTGATCGTATAGGTGGTAATGATGTTGTTATATTAGAGATAGGTGCTGGAAAAGCAGTGCCAACAATTAGGTATTTAGCTAAAAGGACAGCTGATATAACAGGTGCTACTATTGTTAGGATTAATCCTGTAGAATATGAGATTGAAGAACCTCATATTCCAATAAAAGGGAAAGCCTTAGATGTTTTAAGTCTCATAAATGAAAATATTTAA
- a CDS encoding ATP-binding protein, with product MGNNVSITYELPAKLNVLNEIDKYIDDFFSNNQLNKYKNKDIAFYINLALTEAVANAILHGEKKKKYPQIKIRMNFDGNTIEIKVYSQGKPFKKDDIKKPNPLSDRGRGLYVINNIMDDLRIKRELDENILIMKKNIVNDKNFA from the coding sequence ATGGGTAATAACGTGTCAATCACTTATGAATTACCTGCTAAGCTAAATGTATTAAATGAAATAGATAAGTATATTGATGACTTTTTTTCTAATAATCAGCTAAATAAATATAAAAATAAGGATATAGCATTTTATATAAATTTAGCGTTAACTGAAGCTGTTGCCAATGCAATATTACATGGAGAAAAGAAAAAAAAATACCCACAAATCAAAATTAGAATGAACTTTGACGGAAATACAATTGAAATTAAAGTATATAGCCAAGGAAAGCCCTTTAAAAAAGATGATATAAAAAAACCAAATCCTTTGTCTGACAGAGGAAGGGGTTTATATGTAATAAATAATATAATGGATGATTTAAGAATTAAAAGGGAATTAGACGAAAACATATTAATTATGAAAAAAAATATAGTTAACGATAAAAACTTTGCATAA